One genomic segment of Sander lucioperca isolate FBNREF2018 chromosome 10, SLUC_FBN_1.2, whole genome shotgun sequence includes these proteins:
- the LOC116036675 gene encoding ribonuclease pancreatic-like codes for MEMIFSCLFQRQPLSVGGYQSSALLHLLHLQTLCSLDLTFLHFWTFVPETFSTNSAINMKISIFADVLLISAALISVDGQSWTQFLNKHIKDWMTAGQCSTVIAARRIVQPPTQVNPRISCKTFNTFISTDDVNAVRAICGRGGMPHGNNGMRISTASFPVVDCNLVFQNPPAVPPHCQYKGVARNNRRIIVRCENGEPVHFHGSQ; via the exons ATGGAGATGATATTCAGCTGTTTGTTTCAGAGACAACCCCTCTCTGTTGGAGGATA TCAGAGTTCtgctcttcttcatcttcttcatcttcagACTTTGTGCAGTTTAGATTTgacatttctacatttttggACCTTCGTACCTGAAACTTTCTCCACCAACTCTGCG ATCAACATGAAGATCTCTATCTTTGCTGATGTTCTGCTGATCTCTGCTGCTCTGATCTCTGTGGACGGACAAAGTTGGACTCAGTTTTTAAATAAGCATATCAAAGATTGGATGACTGCTGGCCAATGTTCCACGGTGATAGCAGCCAGAAGAATCGTGCAACCACCCACACAAGTGAACCCAAGAATCAGCTGCAAGACTTTCAATACCTTCATCAGCACAGATGATGTGAACGCCGTCCGAGCCATCTGTGGTAGAGGAGGAATGCCACATGGCAACAACGGTATGAGAATTAGCACAGCTAGTTTCCCAGTTGTTGACTGTAACCTGGTGTTTCAGAATCCACCTGCCGTTCCCCCCCACTGTCAGTACAAAGGTGTAGCTCGTAACAACAGAAGAATTATAGTCAGATGTGAGAACGGAGAACCTGTTCACTTTCATGGAAGtcagtaa